The nucleotide window ATATTGAAAATATTGATCAATTCAGCCAGAAAACAGTGATTAAGCCATCAGATTCTTTACCGAAACGATTCAACCGCATGTCATGACGATACTTAAGGTATACGGTATACTGAAAAACCTTGAACCTTAAACCTTGAACCTTNNNNNNNNNNNNNNNNNNNNNNNNNNNNNNNNNNNNNNNNNNNNNNNNNNNNNNNNNNNNNNNNNNNNNNNNNNNNNNNNNNNNNNNNNNNNNNNNNNNNAGGGAGAGCTATCATGAACTTTCAAGATGTCATTCTTACTCTGGAAAAATACTGGGCCGCAAAAGGATGCATTATTCAACAACCCTACGACCTGGAAGTGGGCGCCGGAACCTTCAACCCGGCAACTTTTCTCCGCTCCCTGGGACCTGAACCTTTCAATGTCGCCTATGTGGAGCCATCACGTCGGCCGACAGATGGCCGCTATGGAGAAAACCCCAACCGTCTCCAGCATTACTACCAATACCAGGTCATTCTGAAACCCTCGCCCATTGATATTCAGGAACTCTATCTGGACAGTTTGAAAGTTTTGGGAATCGATCCCCTGGCCCATGATATCCGTTTCGTTGAAGACGACTGGGAATCCCCGACTTTAGGAGCCTGGGGACTTGGCTGGGAGGTCTGGCTGGATGGGATGGAAATCACCCAGTTCACCTATTTCCAGCAGGTAGGCGGCTTTGATTTAAAGCCCATTTCCGGTGAAATCACCTATGGGCTGGAACGTATTGCCATGTACCT belongs to Pseudomonadota bacterium and includes:
- the glyQ gene encoding glycine--tRNA ligase subunit alpha is translated as MNFQDVILTLEKYWAAKGCIIQQPYDLEVGAGTFNPATFLRSLGPEPFNVAYVEPSRRPTDGRYGENPNRLQHYYQYQVILKPSPIDIQELYLDSLKVLGIDPLAHDIRFVEDDWESPTLGAWGLGWEVWLDGMEITQFTYFQQVGGFDLKPISGEITYGLERIAMYLQGVDNVFDLRWNDTIKYGQIHHQSEVEWSRYNFEEANVEMLQKLFDMFEAEGQQLAEKNLVLPLYDCCLKCSHTFNMLDARGAISVTERTSYIGRVRNLAKLSAENYLKQREEMGFPLLKGTRLKV